Proteins encoded by one window of Arachis hypogaea cultivar Tifrunner chromosome 1, arahy.Tifrunner.gnm2.J5K5, whole genome shotgun sequence:
- the LOC112796955 gene encoding uncharacterized protein At1g76070, whose protein sequence is MEKISKLKNKLFKFFLTQPVVASMALQNPTMSPNNSVSKRGCRSHGFKVSIVPKEVRRKHRSASFRSNNEPSSPKVSCMGEVKCKKKRMALKQKRVEETIITKRNDDVPCEEKKGKVLLWIFKGQKQSGGNKGFVLEEKAQENSQVIAAPSLGAMKKFKGGRGSLRDFDVTITKRC, encoded by the coding sequence ATGGAGAAAATCTCCAAATTGAAGAACAAGTTGTTCAAGTTTTTTCTTACACAACCTGTAGTAGCTTCAATGGCCCTTCAAAATCCAACAATGAGTCCCAACAATAGTGTATCCAAAAGGGGTTGTAGATCACACGGATTCAAGGTTTCAATAGTTCCAAAGGAAGTTAGAAGAAAGCATAGGAGTGCAAGCTTTAGGTCAAATAATGAACCATCATCTCCTAAGGTATCATGCATGGGAGAAGttaagtgcaagaagaagagaatggCCCTCAAACAGAAAAGGGTTGAAGAGACTATTATAACCAAAAGGAATGATGATGTTCCATGTGAAGAAAAGAAGGGCAAGGTTCTTCTTTGGATCTTCAAGGGTCAAAAGCAAAGTGGTGGGAATAAAGGGTTTGTGTTAGAAGAGAAGGCACAAGAAAATTCACAGGTAATAGCAGCACCATCATTGGGTGCCATGAAGAAGTTTAAAGGTGGTAGAGGGTCACTGAGAGATTTTGATGTTACAATTACTAAAAGGtgttaa
- the LOC112796951 gene encoding pentatricopeptide repeat-containing protein CRR2, chloroplastic-like has protein sequence MHGVSRRVQQFLVPKPHKKESFYYTDLLNLCKTTNCIKQTHAQIVVNGHEQNPFVTTKLVDRYTQLSSNLEYARKVFDTLSERDVFCWNVLIKGYANMGPFVEAIKVYDEMHTSGTTPNRYTYPFALKACAAERDFHKGRVIHGHVVKCGLDLDLFVANGLIAFYAKCQEVEVSRRVFDKMPQRDIVSWNSMISGYATNGYVDDAILLFYDMLRDGDISAPDNATFVTILPAFAQAADVQAGYWIHSYIVKIGMNLDAAIASGLISLYSNCGYIRMARAIFDQVSDRNVIVWNAIIRCYGMHGLAEEALSMFQQLVESSVKPDGVLFLCLLSACSHAGLLKQGWHLFLSMETYGVKKSEAHYACIVDLLGRAGDLNKALEIIQTMPIQPGKNVYGALLGASRIHKNMELAEFAAEKLLVLDPNNAGRYVILAQMYEDAGRWEDAARVRKIIKEKEIKKPIGYSSVELESGHQKFGVNDETHPFTTQIFETLLSLDRIMGKEASIHWDSILVENSVC, from the coding sequence ATGCATGGCGTGTCTCGTAGAGTGCAACAATTTTTGGTCCCAAAACCTCACAAAAAAGAATCTTTCTATTACACAGACCTCTTGAACCTTTGTAAAACCACCAATTGCATAAAACAGACGCATGCGCAGATTGTTGTTAATGGCCACGAACAAAACCCATTTGTCACAACTAAGCTAGTAGACAGGTATACCCAATTAAGCTCCAACCTTGAATATGCACGCAAGGTGTTTGACACTTTGTCCGAAAGAGATGTTTTCTGTTGGAACGTGCTCATCAAGGGATATGCCAACATGGGTCCTTTTGTTGAGGCCATAAAGGTTTATGATGAGATGCACACGAGTGGCACCACCCCGAATCGCTATACTTATCCTTTTGCACTCAAGGCATGTGCTGCTGAGAGGGATTTCCATAAGGGTAGAGTGATTCATGGGCATGTTGTGAAGTGTGGGTTGGACTTGGACTTGTTCGTTGCCAATGGCCTCATTGCGTTTTATGCGAAGTGTCAGGAAGTTGAAGTGTCTAGAAGAGTGTTTGATAAGATGCCTCAACGCGACATTGTTAGTTGGAATTCAATGATCTCAGGGTATGCCACAAATGGATATGTGGATGATGCAATCTTGCTGTTCTATGACATGTTGAGGGACGGTGATATCAGTGCTCCGGATAATGCCACCTTTGTGACTATTCTCCCTGCATTTGCTCAGGCTGCGGATGTTCAAGCCGGATATTGGATTCATTCTTATATTGTCAAGATAGGGATGAATCTTGATGCTGCTATAGCTAGTGGTCTTATATCATTGTACTCAAATTGTGGCTACATTCGCATGGCAAGAGCAATCTTTGACCAGGTTTCTGATAGAAACGTCATTGTGTGGAATGCCATAATTAGATGCTATGGAATGCATGGTCTTGCGGAGGAAGCACTCAGCATGTTTCAGCAATTAGTTGAGTCAAGCGTGAAGCCGGATGGTGTTTTGTTTTTGTGCTTGTTATCTGCTTGCAGTCATGCAGGTTTGCTCAAACAAGGCTGGCACCTTTTTCTGTCCATGGAAACCTATGGTGTCAAGAAAAGCGAGGCGCATTATGCTTGCATTGTGGATCTATTAGGCAGAGCTGGGGATTTGAATAAAGCATTGGAGATTATCCAAACTATGCCTATTCAACCGGGGAAAAATGTTTATGGTGCCTTACTCGGTGCTTCTAGAATACACAAAAACATGGAGCTTGCTGAATTTGCCGCAGAGAAATTGTTAGTTTTGGACCCCAACAATGCAGGGCGCTATGTGATTCTAGCACAGATGTACGAAGATGCAGGAAGATGGGAGGATGCAGCTAGAGTGAGGAAAATAATCAAGgagaaagaaatcaagaagccaATTGGGTATAGTTCTGTGGAGCTTGAATCAGGTCACCAAAAATTTGGGGTAAATGATGAAACACACCCATTTACAACACAAATATTTGAAACTCTGCTAAGTTTAGATAGGATCATGGGGAAAGAAGCTAGCATTCATTGGGATTCCATTTTAGTGGAAAACAGTGTATGCTAG
- the LOC112796963 gene encoding CST complex subunit TEN1 — MAQFEIKSGALVTLQELNHSSPFFKQGASLRVTGKLQEYTLETAIATIVDGSDFLKVNTEHLRDLTFKVGSIYQFIGELQIRSENNEGVLQARVGRNVDGIDLNLYHQSLLLLRQFQANHLNNPAS; from the exons ATGGCTCAGTTTGAAATAAAATCTGGTGCATTGGTTACTTTGCAAGAGCTAAACCATTCGTCGCCATTTTTCAAGCAAGGAGCGTCGCTCAGAGTAACCGGAAA GTTGCAGGAATACACATTAGAGACAGCCATAGCAACAATCGTTGATGGTAGTGATTTCTTGAAAGTTAATACCGAACATCTGAGGGATCTTACCTTCAAAGTTGGTTCTATCTACCAATTCATTGGTGAGCTTCAAATCCGATCCGAGAATAATGAG GGGGTTTTGCAGGCTCGTGTCGGTAGAAACGTTGATGGAATCGATCTCAATCTTTATCATCAGTCACTGCTGCTTCTAAGACAGTTTCAGGCCAACCATCTCAACAATCCAGCAAGTTAA
- the LOC112727407 gene encoding thiosulfate sulfurtransferase 16, chloroplastic-like: MMMSKMKALRGVLLFGVSTARFHGSPSLPPSLSQPTFKCRWSFWKTVGSPMAHYNFSNFCTKTSPNENLEGKKVPTSVPVGVAHGLLQAGYRYLDVRTIEEFSAGHTPGAINIPYLHKIGEDMTKNADFIEQVSSQFSKHDKIVVGCKSGRRSKMAATDLLDAGFSGVKDVAGGYDDWTQNGLPTQI; the protein is encoded by the exons ATGATGATGTCAAAGATGAAAGCATTGAGAGGAGTGTTATTGTTTGGTGTCTCCACCGCTCGTTTTCATGGCTCTCCTTcactccctccctccctctctcaACCTACTTTCAA atgCAGATGGTCGTTTTGGAAAACCGTGGGCTCCCCCATGGCACATTACAACTTTTCAAACTTTTG cACAAAAACTAGTCCAAATGAGAATTTGGAGGGTAAAAAAGTTCCAACTTCGGTGCCCGTTGGCGTCGCGCATGGCCTTCTTCAAGCCGGATATCGCTATTTGGATGTCAg gaCCATTGAAGAGTTCAGTGCAGGTCACACTCCAGGTGCCATTAACATCCCTTACCTTCACAAAATTGGAGAAG ATATGACAAAAAACGCTGATTTCATTGAACAAGTCTCATCCCAATTCAGCAAACATGACAAAATCGTTGTT GGGTGTAAGAGCGGTAGGAGGTCTAAGATGGCTGCTACAGACTTATTAGATGCT GGATTTAGTGGAGTTAAAGATGTGGCTGGTGGTTATGATGATTGGACCCAAAATGGACTTCCAACACAAATATAA